accagccctgttctaacatttaactgaaTGGCTGcaataactgttatctatatgcaataaacaagctgtataacaattttcagttttaataaattcatttaaattccacggaaatcataaatgaaactgatgtatttattgttcataaataagggctgactgacctgCTCTATTcaaacacctaactgactggctgtcataactgttatctatatgcaatatacaagctatataacaattttcagctttaataaattgatttaaatacctcggaaatcataaataaatcttacttatttattgttcatcAATCATTAcagttatttatatgcaatatacaatctgtcttcttaatattacatttttatgctgTCTATTGATTAACGTGTTTCTGTTTTCAAAACttcgaattttcaacacatCCTTTTCCACTTCATGGCTTTATAGAGCATGAGAAAAGTATTCATGCaagtacaattatttaaaatatacacccCATTCAAGcaaaacactaattaataaatgaaaaataataagaagATTCGGatcataaaatattctaaaaacaatAAGTGGTCACGTCGAAAGtattaagtataattaataacctgggggagttttttttttaaatattgattaaaatattgaaatctctatttaaaaaaaaattaactacccaccggattataaaaaaaaagttacaaaccATAAGAGAAGTATGCAATTGAAACAGACTATACTTCCGTCTGTATCATATTTCATTTGGAAAGGGGttgtgtttttgtttaaatttattggtTATAGTATTCGTCACATAAATTTATCTAACGGCCAACTACGCACTAAGCAATTGTAGCCAGTGTAAGCCACCAGTCTGGCAGTCAGACGACTCTTTATCTTCTTCTcgacagtttatttttttatgaaataatttttaatttcttcccgtaaattttgatccgagaACAAAGAAGGCTAGTTCGATAAGTTTACAGTATATGAAGACTGGAATTGCTTTCGCTGCTTTGCAGAGCTTAATAGGTTTTCATATAGAAGACTGACTACGGTACCCTACCAAAGaactaactaaatttttttactagcCATAGTGTCttcgataaaattataaaaggacTTTTCTAGGGGAGAAAACAAGGACGTCAAATTGTCAATACGGCAGTCATAAGCACacttaaatcttaaataaaaaaccagGAGTGGTAATGACTAGAGAATTAAAAGAGTGagaaatgatttttgtaaattactatggttttctatctatctatttattcaatGCCTGCTAAAGCTTAGTTTAAGCCTGTcatcgtagttctattttaataCACCGGTTGTCAGAGaacaaaatgataatatttccgTTCAATGGTGTTTATAAACAAATCCAGCACAATGCCTAAAACTGTCTTCGaaattttcttccaaaatttttcaccagGCGAacaatgtataaatttaatcaCCAAAACGGCAGGATAGATTTAGATATTTTCTTTACATGAACTTTTAGACGATTGAACATTTGTGACAATCTTGAAcatattttgatatcttattcaTAAATccatatgcaaaaataaatttttttcaatgaattgcattcaaaaatcaaaattgataatatttaaaagttaaaattgagtttttctaaatgatatttgaattttttttgcttttaaaatcatttaagaatTCTCAACAAGTTTTAGAAATGTAGGTAATTTTtgctttattgttttttttataataatacaaatttttcgttGTTGTAAGTAAAATAATGTTGTGCGTGTTTATGGTCatgttatttatgtaaaattgtgTGTGAgtgtttttccaaaattattattttgaatgactCTGCGCAGAACAACAAAGTTCCGAGTAAACTGAGTAAAACAATCAGAACATCTAtctaagttattaaaataattcgttGAGTGtagaattgtattatttatgagttttcatacaattatttcattacttatgtaataatattgcctatatctttaaataaatattatcattatgaAAATTGTGTATAAAAACTCAGtggataatatataaatatgtagaagttacaaatactattttttgtCTATAGCGGTGTTGAATTCGGTTCTGCAGGCAAAGAATACTATATATAACTAAGATGCTGTGTGTTAGTTAGTACTTAGTTTCTTAGTACTTTGTTGCTCTACAAAAAGCCAATTGTagtcaagttaaaaaacaatagAATTTTTGAAGGCAAACTATTTTTGTActctaataatttttcaaaacattggACGTTTTCTTTAACAAACTGCATATATATTAGTTTGTGTTAAATGTCTGCCCaaacattttgattaatttttcatttttgatttttctaaatcaaaCAAATCGAATTGTGTAGTTATTTTCCCAGAACAGAATTGATAGTTGGCGgttaataaaatctttattttactttaacttGTTGTGAATTTCGTAATAATTCGTTCATTGAATAGACAAAATAAACACAGtccttaaaactttaaaaaattagattagaTTTCTATTGGTAGACTCAGAAGTTTATTCGTCGTTGTTAATAAACGCTTACTctaaaatccaaataaaatgtttaataaaatcttataaactccattaaaatttaacttcaaaGGATTGATTTTTTAGATCGTTAGCACTTAGCTAATTTCGTTAGTATAGGTAATATAAGGTAAGAAGATCACAGTATCgggatttaataatttactagcatgttaaattcataaaaatctgCGGATTTTCAGCTAAATAGGTAtcaaattggaaataaaaataaacgtatttacaagtaataataaaccgtaaaaatttcattaaaattctttCGACATAATGCTCGATTTCTGCTAAACTGCGTAGTTCAACATTATAAATTACGCCCTTTTATTTTCTCGATTTAAAATACACCTCTGAAAATATAATGATGCCAGaaataaatgttctttttttaataaccttttgaaagaaaatttatattgaaaaataaaatgattatttataaccattaatttatatttataacatgcCTTTTTTTACAGACATGCTCCCTGTTCTCAATACACCCCTCCTCCATTTTCgccaaaatttgttatttattgtttaatttcgaATGATTGTGATTGGcgttcaatttattttgtaaaaaaattcttaaaaattaccaaaaaatatttcttattaatttgttttttcttaatttacttAGGAACATCAAGATGGACCattgtacaaattttacaatttagttATGGATTTCGCACCAGAATTTAtggataaattaaataatatgcgTGATTTAACATTATTCGCACCCAGCAATGAAGCATTAAATGAAACAGAACATTTAAGCACCGATCGAAACTACTTACgcgaaattttgaatttgcatttGGTTAACGATCGTCTTCCATTGGAGAAAATTGAGAAGAGTAATATTCATACAGTAAGTAcactttttattcaattttgtctttcatatcatttttttattttatttatttagcaaaaatataatttttatttttaaatgccaGTAATATGAgatgaaaatgtataaaaagagaATTAAAATGCTTTATGTAGATTCAGATGTAGAAGTgcagaaaaaaaactatatactactatattttttttcgttttatatatAGATTGACGAcaaatatgtgaaaaaaaaaaaaacttttcaaacagtCTGtgtataaaactaataaatcttTTGCGGTtgattcattcaaattttcataGATATAAGCCaagcttttttatttgaaaaaatcatttttaataagtttttcaaCTTAACTAAgcttatacaaaaaaaaggatcaaattaGAGTATTGAAtgcaataaaaacttttgagcTTACGTATGTAATTCGTTGTACTATTTTGTTACGAAAGTACACAAATGTATACAAAGTTACTTCACCGATTACATATGCAAAAAGTGTTAAggttgttttcaatttttaaacaaaaagtctAAAAGCGTCTAaaacaggcatgggcaaatgtgacttagagaagtccctcggactcctcacttaaaatacgagtaagacagtgacaacccaaattacgagtaagacagagagacaacatttttttctacctatatcattactattagagaaactgaaatAGGTAGAAGATTCGTATACCCATCTCGCTTCCTcgtctatgagcaatgcgggcttggataaagagacacacaataaagtttatgacacacaataaagttataacaatgatgACTtctacttaaaataactcgcccatgccggTTCTAAAACATGCATAATTGAAAATATCCAATTTGGTaacttctaatattttttatatgatcttaagaattttttttgattcaatatcgccataatatttttaaaattatcgtaTTAATTGAACGAAATTGATCCATTTTGTATCAGccaaaattttatcacttgtgctataatattttttttaatttaatattttacgctGATAAAAAGATTTGTCGTCTTTTTTCTCAATATTAAacttatattactttttataattttattcttaccatTTGTGTTACATAAAAACTTAAACATGGGTCATTTTTACTATACTTCAATTCCTATGTTCCTtttgttttgttctatctgAAAAGCAAACCATAAATATAGCTTAACTTGctcaaatattttctgaaaaccttattttttacaaaaaaacaatttgtaatgAATCAATTATATGAAGcacttaatatttataaaaagaaatttagatTAGATCAAAAAATTAGCAACAGATCAAATTATGcttttgaaaaagtataaatttcactttagttttcatttattttattattttcatttgcaccaaaaaataagttttttttttttaaatcttataaaaaaaataggttttaattttttttattctaaaaagaatagtatttaattatatattcaagtgttttttttggtttaacgCTTTCAAAATTTCgcggtttttttgtttttattcttatattttttatttcattcaaatatttttgaaacgtaTTTACGTTTCCTCGTTTGTCtgtaagtaatttaaatttaataatcagtTAATGCCAatgattttcttcattttctgtATGCTGTACaccaaatttataaacatgaaaatgaaattgaaagacAAAACTTTCTAAAACAATATCGAAAGTTATGGGTCGTTTCAGCTGAGGAAAACTTTTCTTCATATCTAGCATTAATAtaagaattgtttaattatttacttaaagtCAAACTAAATCAAGACTATAGGCACTTCCGCTAGTAAATGCAGAACCTTTTAAGATCCACTAACAATGCATATACATGAAACTCCCCAATGCTGAGTTTCATTTCTGTAATGCTagtttttccgaaataaaaaataattatatacatatttcataCTGGATAAATAAATTCACTAGCGTTTTGAAGATTTTCAGCCTAGTggttatattttgattataccGAATTCGCGGCAGAATTAGGATTCCTGGGAAATGtgtattttcttaatttctttatggatatttattttatattatttcgaataataaatatttttaccctTTACCATAAACCTCCAAAATtgacattgaataaaaatttgaaagcaGATTAGAATACACAATAATTTCTACTAAACACGACTCGAGCATCATAAATGAGACAAATTTTGgcaacgtttaaaaaaaaatgtgtaaccAGTAAGGGGTCCATTGCTAGTTATCGATTGAATTAGTAATACGAGACGGGCCAAAATATCCAATTGTTTTTTGACCGGTTAGTTCTCGATCTCTATCAAGGAGAGAGATTTtcgttttcttaaaatgaatttgttatCTGAAAGCCTTGAATGCATTATTCATTACATGAATGTTTTGTTTGAGGTGACGAGTAAGTAACTatgataggatatgaatttcgCCAGAGATTCAATGTCAATCCTAATTATTCTCTACCTACCCGAGCCACAATCTTACGTaggttaaatattaaaataaaagtttccataatgaaaaaaggattttttttcattttaaatcacAAGGTTATTAACTAAACTTAAGATTGTATATCGGACGGAAACACAGTCATTTCAATTGGTATTGTATTTCCTGTGGATGTCTCGTTGGAAATCACTGACTCGGCAATTCCAACAAAATATAGTTACTCGAATGTCCGTTCTTCTTGCGTTCACGACGATGATAACTCCTGAATGACAACTGAAAAAGAAATGCTTAAGCTAAGAAATGCATTGAAACAAATCACATACAAATTTCCCTTTTTCTAATAGCCAGGAACttctcgataaaaaaaaaccaccctACCCTGTATAATGATAGAATCAGTCTTTAATGTATTTCGATGGTTTTCGATAGAATcagtctttataaaaaaaccattttatacctttcattttaaaattagtaaatattgaattttggaaaacaatacaaatttttttttaccatatcCAAAGTATATATTTGGTGTACAGtgtatttacgaaaaattcatttcatatttcataatttttttttccaaaatgaaaaactaaccattattaatgttattttattttcaattttctcactctccattaaaaatcatattttatttttttaaattgtttaatgtgtaaaatctagacaaaaaatattcatataaatcctatcaattattaaatccttgctaaacataaaattttttttgattgaatattttaaaatttagtttctaGATTATACACAGTTTAATATTTGTAGCATGAATAATGCACGGTTTTGCGCAAGCGCATAAATTTACCtacaaaaacttttcatattttttcacaattttttttgtttctgcataatttattattttcgtagCTTTGTATTTTATAGACTTATGAAAAGTTtaacttaaaatgttttataatgttaaaataaataaatgaattttattttacttatcttgctttaacttctaaaataacaaattaaaaaccttCGGTCTATGAAAATTATACTTGAAAATCTTTATCCTCTTCATACTTTTACATTTTCGTACATATATAACAGACTTAAAATTCCTTGTTTTTAGGATCCGTTTCTTACTCAAATTGAGTTTCGACataattttcacatttcatTTCGACCAAGTTTCTTCGAAATTTAGTTGAATTTCTTAGATCGGAAGAACCTACGAATCGATctgtttgaaatatatattctataatTGCATGAGGAATCGACTGAAAGGAAAAGCttcaatattatcaaattgttttatttgggTTGATCTCCAgatgtgattttattaattaaagccGTAACTGAATCAATGACTCAGATTGGACTTTTTTacgtaataaataaaacattttaaggcTAATAATATTGCATAACgaaataaaaaccaattaaaatcaGTAAGAAATGCAAATTCCCAAAAGGATATTCTGCATGAAGCATACCCACACACTGAAAGCACTTCACTAAGAAAAACAAAGCTTAAAATATGATtagctaaataaataattgcatctcgcataatcatattttatagattattaaaatacacaCACGAATGCATaccattaatataatttattttgtaagggTCTTTAGTAGACCTGGACAACAAATCGACCTTTGTGCTTATATTAGTTATTCCAGGTTCAGACTGCTGCAATTggtaaaactttgtattttaatgTTGTAAACACCGGCACAGAAAAAGTTCTCAGCGTTGAAGGTGGTGGCGTCAATGCAACTGTTGTTCAACCAAATATTGCTGCAACAAATGGTATTGTCCATATTATCGATCGGGTGTTAGGAGTTCCATATACAagtgttttggaaaaattacgTACTGATCCAATGTTAAAGTAAgtatcatttcaaaatttattccatTTATTAAATTCGGGGTAATCATATTTTTGGATTTCCTTTTCCAATTCAACAATCTGCCACAGATCATTCATTGATGATAGTTGTCCATGTGACtatattatcttttaaatcTAAAGAATACGGAGGATGCAGAAGTAAATCGAAGTACAATTCAAAGTGTAATTTTACCATCGAGCAAGtacaatttctaaaatttcaatatctcACGACCTAATTTTCTAAATGTATACGGTTTTCGCATATATTCTGCCCAAAATTTCTTCCACGACGTCATATTTTCAGTGAACGAgtcataaaaacttttcaacttCCATTTGGATTTCAAGAAGATTTTCCaattcaaaacatgttttttttttttacagtgatACATTCGTTTTGGGTAAAGCCAACCGATTCAACGACCAATTGGCTGATCGTACCAAACGATTCACATATTTCGTACCACGTGACAAGGCATGGAGAGAAATTGAAATTATGTATCCATCAACTCATAAGAAATTATTCATGAAAGAATTCGCATATCATGTAAGTattggaaaagaaaaattacaatgTTTGATTAACTCCACCTAATCGTACGATTATTTTTACAGGCTACAAGTATTCTTGAACGACATTTAGTAATTTCCGATATTCCATTCACAATGAAACAAATGCGATTATTAgcaaatgaaacaaataatgaaCAAATCATTGTTTTACCAACAGTTCGTGATTCACTTAAAATTCGAATTAGAGATAATGAGAAATCTGGTACTCGAggtaaagattttttattttttatttcttctttctCATAGATTTTACaatacctaaatttattttcaaaaaaaaacttcatataaaaatcttttttcttatgaatatatttatttcatttagctGGAGACTTTCATCCAAATGGATCTGGTGAGTTTAACGGAGTGTTTTAGTGGGctttatgtaaaacaaaaatatgtaccctttaaaattcaataacaggttaattttaatacagGTTGTCAAAGAATTGTGTTAGAATTCTCCCAACAcggttttaaaagaaaatatttttctagtcCCAACCTTTTACTAATCAaacattacttttttataaggagagttaatttactttttttctgactttcattttaaaaaatataaatcatttttttaatgtatatcaaTTCAAACTTGACAATCCTCTAAACTAATAAGAATAGCTTTTAGCGTCCTTTCCTGTCAATCTACTATACACGAGAAGTGTACTtcacttattaattttatttgaatcaatatTTCTCAAGTGCAACCTTTACTAAGTATAGACTGAGAATgaagttttaagaaaataccTCCCGGaatgtattttgaaaacatattcGCTATGTTTTTGACTCATTTTGTCTCCCTAGCAGCTAagtttattataatgatttgtaGTTgccaaaatattaattgaatcaaCCGATAGTAGCTACTTCGGAGGCTATTTTGTTTAGCGGTCTAATTTACTACAAGTCTATGCTCCCACCTAAAGCATTGGCTTTTTTCAAATGGTCCAATTAACCTGGTTTCacgaaaaaagatttattacgaaaaaaattgcaatttttaagacgatttacataaaaaaaagaaaataatcttaaggattacaaaattttttccctacaCTGTAATAAAATTCACCTGTATAGCAAGAAAAACACTACAATGGCttcatgataaaatttaatcaaatttttttgttttcactgtaCTACGTTAGAGCGATATggtctatgtttttttttttcaatgtcgtttttatttgttttttctgttaaatggtttttattttcagttttttttttttttttttttaataaaaaactagaaaaaatgattaaactattgtatggttttcaaaaattcatatgaaaatgaaaactcCAAACTCAcaagtttcatttatttaaaaataaccttttttttattaattttcagttatttctatttgattttcaatgaaatttatgTTTCACTTTTGCAACACAAACACGCTTACACTTAAACACCTAATAGTTATTTTACCATTGAATCATTTATTaccaaaactaaatatttttcttgtgaTGTTATCgtgatcaaatttaaaataactcttttctttttttgtgaacTATTTTTTAACAGCTATCGATTTCAACGATCAAATTAATCCAAAATTGTTCTAGAAATTCAGAAATGGTTAAttcattctgaaaattttgcTGACACTACAAACagatttgttttaaagttatctTAGTAAAACAAACATCCGACAACAATCTCCGAAATTCTTGAAAGTCAGCCGGGAATTTCTTTGAATGTGTTACACTGAAATTACTCCCCTTTAAATCTAGCTTCCAAACGCAAGCACAAGAGAAGAAGTTTATCTGGGCTTTGTCTGATTATCTGTGTAACAGACTGAAGCGAATCAGTCTTTAcgttaacaaatttttgtgtaatctaggtttaatgattttaaaaatacttttatctaTAAATTCCTAATGTTCATAGAAAATCGATGCtggttttttttcttagttatctaaattttatatcaataattataattattatttgttagtgcttttaaaattggcaaatatttttaaaaaaaattacatttataataatatacactttATTAGGTCGCTTTAATACTTTCGCTACTTTAAACACATAACAATTTTTACACTAAAACAGCTCACCGCTTTCTAAAAACAACACTTACACAAAAAATTAGTGcaaatacttaaataacaaaagaaaaattaatttaactaatgcaaataatttgtttaatttaggTTTCGTAATTGAATGGCAGAATGAACGAATTCCAGTATTCCGTCCAGATGTTGAATGTACCAATGGAATCATTCACGTAATTGATAGACCATTTTTAAAAGATAGCGATATTCAAGTAACTGGTGCAGCTGGTTCAATCACCGCATTATGTATATTACCACATCTAATAATGTGTTTCATCGCAAAATGGTTGCTACTTTAATAAGTGCgtttgtacataaaatattaatttaaaaccatCAATCTAGAGAACTTCAATTTAACACTTGCAAATTGGAGTGAAATTTTCGAATTGATTTCAAGCAAATTATATTtcagttgaaaaatttttagcatGCGAAtacaaaaagagaaaaaaaatctagtttcttctaataatttttaaaagcaataGTACTTTAGCTTtcgtaatttttagaaaaattaatgtttaatcaACATCACagcaaaaaacgaaaaaaactgaaaaatgattTGCATCTCTCTCTCTTTactatttctttaattattttttctcaattaaatatcaaaaagaattaatttttaacaaggtCACATCACTTAcatcatagaaaattttctgaagaaatattaataattttttaataaacgaatTAGAGAacatgttttgtaaaaaaaataaattctatattttcgatagtaaaacaaaagctaaaaaatttaaattttttaaaatatttatttattatattaaagaaaaacatgttcgaattttattttttattgtaaataaagaaacaaaaatacgtatattcataatttatttacatttaaaataaatatattttattaattatggaTCTTGATATTTATCAACAAATAATTTCGTTTAGTTTTGTTCCGATGTTTTATGGTATCCAaacagatttattaaaatttaataaataagggCAGATGTATTTTCGAGTTTATGTTTTATGTCACTTTTTTAATGTGAATCTCAGATCTCTCTGCACGTAAATTAAATTCGTTCAAAGtcttataaatattacactCATAAATACTCAATATATAGTGTCTCtcttgatttacaaattaagtGTCTCTCTAATTAGAATTTGATAACGAATTGTCTAAGTTTTGTGTAAtaatttgaggttatgttttatgttatttttataatatatgaaagatgtgtttttacaacatttttattatttaatccaCTGGAAATGCTATTCGATTCAGTGGAAAGCTGTGTATTTTAAAAGTAGATTTTACCAAAGCATATACCCGAATAAAATGTTCAGCCTGCAAATATGTATAACATTTTTCTCAGATAAATTAATACATCTAAAATAGTGAATAAATTTAGCCTCTACTATCGAACGGAACGAATATACTTTCTTATTGCTTGTCACAAGCTAAATTGTTtcgaaatttattcaattttgtattattttttaataaaattgtttgggtagcaaaagaaaatttaaattgctaGAGTTTCTTCAAATAAGTGtcttaaattcataaaataatattttaaaataattaatgtttgtatatattatgtatgtataaaaatttcctaaatttatttaaagaaaaaaaaaagcatatttattaaataaaatataatttaggaaattattttacataccctatttatatccttttttaataaataaataaaataattaaaaatatactgtgatcgaatttttcaaaataaatattctgttCGAAGCAGAAATTAAGACCATGCCTGTTGGCAAATACTTACGTAAATCATGGCTCGCCACCAACGAAGAAAAGCAATACAAGAATCGTTTTAAGTTCTACTGGTTTTAATAACACACACTTTCcgaaatcattttcttttttcggATTTGTACATTACAATTTCAAGTCCAAAAATAGTGTTGTGTCTAACCACTTAGCGTGTGTGACATTTGACACGTGTCGCGACTATGACAGTGAATCTCATGTGAGGAGGCAATATTAGTTAACTTCAACaccattttgataattttaacataaaaacattGCGAGAGAGTCCGTCGTACGCCGTCCATCATCTACATTGTTTTCGCATTTGACAAAAATTTCGAGAGCTGATCTTTTGatatttaagcaaataaaattataaaaatgaatatttggaaatattcatcaatttgaaagataaaaataaaataaatcttagctCGTTAGACCGTTTAGTTTCCATTAAAAAAGCATTATCGGAggaaaaaaacagtaaaaataatggaaaaaaatcaattccaCATTTTCCTTTGCTTACGGATTTTGTCGAAAGAATCGAAgttattgttataatatatattaacagaaataataaacgttcacagtatattttttatttggaaataatggAAGTGAAGTGATTGTTACAcagagataataaaaaaaaaaaatgacttacCTGTACACAAGTTTACAAAActatcttttttaaatgaaaaaaaaaaaattatttttaattcaaacagaaatattatgtaataaaaaaaattaatatcttaaaaaaatatttaaagactaaaaaaaaaaaattaatgtgtgtaatatattattaa
This genomic interval from Chrysoperla carnea chromosome 1, inChrCarn1.1, whole genome shotgun sequence contains the following:
- the LOC123296626 gene encoding fasciclin-1 isoform X2, translating into MKCVLFSVCFNLVFLISGVHNATVDEKIREDPDLSQFYSLLEASPIANISLLHRHVTIFAPTNQAFQKYKGRTDVLYHIANQFITLDDLASKTSVSTEMEGNPPLWITIRPREYNNEIYINNARIHRGRSDYVAPNARGIKQVLHIIDEVLVPVLTTNTAAYPVSNPDAFLFLNQTDNIDVGEHRVRSYRHRVQIAQKENVFKKEGHHTYFIPVDEGFKPPTRPDKIDGKVIDGHIIPNHVLFTHASTNFLEYQTLAFGDMLEVTISFETTTEGKNERTMVKSNTLQGNSNFAAGVVLAEIVKANIPVRNGVVHLIQRPLMVVDTNVTTFLESSKEHQDGPLYKFYNLVMDFAPEFMDKLNNMRDLTLFAPSNEALNETEHLSTDRNYLREILNLHLVNDRLPLEKIEKSNIHTLFQVQTAAIGKTLYFNVVNTGTEKVLSVEGGGVNATVVQPNIAATNGIVHIIDRVLGVPYTSVLEKLRTDPMLNDTFVLGKANRFNDQLADRTKRFTYFVPRDKAWREIEIMYPSTHKKLFMKEFAYHATSILERHLVISDIPFTMKQMRLLANETNNEQIIVLPTVRDSLKIRIRDNEKSGTRAGDFHPNGSGFVIEWQNERIPVFRPDVECTNGIIHVIDRPFLKDSDIQVTGAAGSITALCILPHLIMCFIAKWLLL
- the LOC123296626 gene encoding fasciclin-1 isoform X4, with the translated sequence MKCVLFSVCFNLVFLISGVHNATVDEKIREDPDLSQFYSLLEASPIANISLLHRHVTIFAPTNQAFQKYKGRTDVLYHIANQFITLDDLASKTSVSTEMEGNPPLWITIRPREYNNEIYINNARIHRGRSDYVAPNARGIKQVLHIIDEVLVPVLTTNTAAYPVSNPDAFLFLNQTDNIDVGEHRVRSYRHRVQIAQKENVFKKEGHHTYFIPVDEGFKPPTRPDKIDGKVIDGHIIPNHVLFTHASTNFLEYQTLAFGDMLEVTISFETTTEGKNERTMVKSNTLQGNSNFAAGVVLAEIVKANIPVRNGVVHLIQRPLMVVDTNVTTFLEDIEHQDGPLYKFYNLVMDFAPEFMDKLNNMRDLTLFAPSNEALNETEHLSTDRNYLREILNLHLVNDRLPLEKIEKSNIHTLFQVQTAAIGKTLYFNVVNTGTEKVLSVEGGGVNATVVQPNIAATNGIVHIIDRVLGVPYTSVLEKLRTDPMLNDTFVLGKANRFNDQLADRTKRFTYFVPRDKAWREIEIMYPSTHKKLFMKEFAYHATSILERHLVISDIPFTMKQMRLLANETNNEQIIVLPTVRDSLKIRIRDNEKSGTRAGDFHPNGSGFVIEWQNERIPVFRPDVECTNGIIHVIDRPFLKDSDIQVTGAAGSITALCILPHLIMCFIAKWLLL
- the LOC123296626 gene encoding fasciclin-1 isoform X5, translating into MKCVLFSVCFNLVFLISGVHNATVDEKIREDPDLSQFYSLLEASPIANISLLHRHVTIFAPTNQAFQKYKGRTDVLYHIANQFITLDDLASKTSVSTEMEGNPPLWITIRPREYNNEIYINNARIHRGRSDYVAPNARGIKQVLHIIDEVLVPVLTTNTAAYPVSNPDAFLFLNQTDNIDVGEHRVRSYRHRVQIAQKENVFKKEGHHTYFIPVDEGFKPPTRPDKIDGKVIDGHIIPNHVLFTHASTNFLEYQTLAFGDMLEVTISFETTTEGKNERTMVKSNTLQGNSNFAAGVVLAEIVKANIPVRNGVVHLIQRPLMVVDTNVTTFLEEHQDGPLYKFYNLVMDFAPEFMDKLNNMRDLTLFAPSNEALNETEHLSTDRNYLREILNLHLVNDRLPLEKIEKSNIHTLFQVQTAAIGKTLYFNVVNTGTEKVLSVEGGGVNATVVQPNIAATNGIVHIIDRVLGVPYTSVLEKLRTDPMLNDTFVLGKANRFNDQLADRTKRFTYFVPRDKAWREIEIMYPSTHKKLFMKEFAYHATSILERHLVISDIPFTMKQMRLLANETNNEQIIVLPTVRDSLKIRIRDNEKSGTRAGDFHPNGSGFVIEWQNERIPVFRPDVECTNGIIHVIDRPFLKDSDIQVTGAAGSITALCILPHLIMCFIAKWLLL